A single genomic interval of Melanotaenia boesemani isolate fMelBoe1 chromosome 4, fMelBoe1.pri, whole genome shotgun sequence harbors:
- the LOC121638332 gene encoding aminoacyl tRNA synthase complex-interacting multifunctional protein 1-like isoform X2: MSGRMGRGEELSDFQRGTVVGCHLCNKSVREISALLNLPRSTVSAVILRWKRGGITTALPRSGRPHKLKEEHRQLLERVALEKCLPSVKAIAAEFQTTSGANVSCSTVRRELHEMGIQGPLSSDGKHKGQRTGKKKAALSQEDTHVDVSRLDLRVGRILTAVQLPETNSLYMQIELGEVIPRTVVSELAKHVPVDQMQNRLVVVLCNMQPVVVGGVVNEAMLMCASSQDKVELLDPPSGAVPGDIITFQGFPGKPDKELNPKKKVWEQIQPDLHTDAQCIATYKGAAFEVIGKGVCKAQTLSEKEIK; the protein is encoded by the exons ATGTCAGGTAGAATGGGTCGAGGTGAGGAGCTCAGTGACTTTCAGCGCGGCACCGTCGTGGGATGTCACCTGTGTAATAAGTCTGTCCGTGAGATTTCTGCTCTGTTAAACCTGCCTCGCTCCACAGTGAGCGCCGTGATTCTCAGGTGGAAACGCGGAGGGATAACGACGGCTCTGCCCCGGAGCGGCCGACCGCACAAGCTCAAGGAGGAGCACCGTCAGTTGCTGGAGAGGGTTGCTCTGGAGAAGTGCCTGCCCTCCGTCAAGGCCATCGCCGCCGAGTTTCAGACGACCTCAGGGGCCAACGTGAGCTGTAGCACTGTCCGCCGGGAGCTGCATGAAATGGGCATCCAGGGCCCGTTGTCCTCAGACGGCAAGCACAAAG GGCAGAGGACGGGAAAGAAGAAGGCAGCACTCAGCCAAGAGGACACCCATGTGGACGTGTCTCGTCTGGACCTTCGTGTTGGACGTATATTGACAGCCGTGCAGCTCCCAGAAACTAACAGCTTGTATATGCAGATCGAACTGGGAGAGGTTATTCCCAGGACAGTGGTCAGCGAACTGGCTAAACATGTACCTGTGGACCAG ATGCAGAATCGGTTGGTGGTCGTGTTGTGTAACATGCAGCCAGTGGTGGTTGGAGGAGTGGTGAACGAGGCAATGCTCATGTGCGCTAGTTCACAAGACAAAGTGGAGCTCCTTGACCCTCCAAGTGGAGCTGTACCAGGGGACATAATTACTTTCCAGGGATTCCCAG GTAAGCCAGACAAGGAGCTGAACCCTAAAAAGAAGGTGTGGGAGCAGATTCAGCCAGACCTGCACACGGATGCCCAGTGTATCGCAACCTACAAAGGAGCTGCGTTTGAAGTCATTGGAAAGGGAGTGTGCAAAGCTCAAACTTTGAGCGAGAAGGAAATCAAATGA
- the LOC121638332 gene encoding aminoacyl tRNA synthase complex-interacting multifunctional protein 1-like isoform X1: protein MSGRMGRGEELSDFQRGTVVGCHLCNKSVREISALLNLPRSTVSAVILRWKRGGITTALPRSGRPHKLKEEHRQLLERVALEKCLPSVKAIAAEFQTTSGANVSCSTVRRELHEMGIQGPLSSDGKHKAGQRTGKKKAALSQEDTHVDVSRLDLRVGRILTAVQLPETNSLYMQIELGEVIPRTVVSELAKHVPVDQMQNRLVVVLCNMQPVVVGGVVNEAMLMCASSQDKVELLDPPSGAVPGDIITFQGFPGKPDKELNPKKKVWEQIQPDLHTDAQCIATYKGAAFEVIGKGVCKAQTLSEKEIK, encoded by the exons ATGTCAGGTAGAATGGGTCGAGGTGAGGAGCTCAGTGACTTTCAGCGCGGCACCGTCGTGGGATGTCACCTGTGTAATAAGTCTGTCCGTGAGATTTCTGCTCTGTTAAACCTGCCTCGCTCCACAGTGAGCGCCGTGATTCTCAGGTGGAAACGCGGAGGGATAACGACGGCTCTGCCCCGGAGCGGCCGACCGCACAAGCTCAAGGAGGAGCACCGTCAGTTGCTGGAGAGGGTTGCTCTGGAGAAGTGCCTGCCCTCCGTCAAGGCCATCGCCGCCGAGTTTCAGACGACCTCAGGGGCCAACGTGAGCTGTAGCACTGTCCGCCGGGAGCTGCATGAAATGGGCATCCAGGGCCCGTTGTCCTCAGACGGCAAGCACAAAG CAGGGCAGAGGACGGGAAAGAAGAAGGCAGCACTCAGCCAAGAGGACACCCATGTGGACGTGTCTCGTCTGGACCTTCGTGTTGGACGTATATTGACAGCCGTGCAGCTCCCAGAAACTAACAGCTTGTATATGCAGATCGAACTGGGAGAGGTTATTCCCAGGACAGTGGTCAGCGAACTGGCTAAACATGTACCTGTGGACCAG ATGCAGAATCGGTTGGTGGTCGTGTTGTGTAACATGCAGCCAGTGGTGGTTGGAGGAGTGGTGAACGAGGCAATGCTCATGTGCGCTAGTTCACAAGACAAAGTGGAGCTCCTTGACCCTCCAAGTGGAGCTGTACCAGGGGACATAATTACTTTCCAGGGATTCCCAG GTAAGCCAGACAAGGAGCTGAACCCTAAAAAGAAGGTGTGGGAGCAGATTCAGCCAGACCTGCACACGGATGCCCAGTGTATCGCAACCTACAAAGGAGCTGCGTTTGAAGTCATTGGAAAGGGAGTGTGCAAAGCTCAAACTTTGAGCGAGAAGGAAATCAAATGA